The nucleotide sequence GATGTAAGTAAAGCGAATCCCATCTCTGATATGCCAAAACGAAAATGAACCGTGCTAACCACTTGTTCTGGCATGGCATCCATAGCTTTTGAAACCATTTGACTGCCACCAGCTTTTATATCAGCAAGCGTTTTTTCTAAATTGTTTATCAATAATGGTGAAATAGAAGTCCCATCCTTCCCGCCTTTACCCGGTTCGCCGGGATCGCCCTTTTCACCTTTTACACCTTCAGGCCCAACTTCACCAGGACTCCCAGGAGGTCCCATGTCTCCGGGGATACCTTGTGGCCCCAGTGCGGACGTTGGTGCGCAGGCGCTAAGATAAATAGCGAATGCGAGTAAAGTTATTTTCATATATTGAATAAGAACTGCCATGCTCTTCCCCATGCCATGGACATGATTATGAGCAATTCGCATAAGATGGCCGTTCCGAAAAACATAATGGCTCGACGTAAATGTTTATTTTTGTAAGCATTAATATGCCCAAGGGCATAAAGTTGTGACGAAAACATTTTATATGTCTTCTCATGATCATCGGTTATTTCATTCAAGTATTCTGCATATTCCACAGGATTCTTGAATTGAATAATTCCGCCAAAAAATGTTGCATTTATATCAGGTAAATCCTCATGATTTTGGTCATTTCGCATCCGTGGAACAATCACTAGCATTAGGTTTCCAATAGAAAATAGCGCTGCAATAAAATAGATAAAAACCATTACTACATTAAACCAATTGATATTGATTTTTAAGAAATGAACAATAAAAAAGACCATGAATACACCCAAAATGGACATAAGTGTAAATGCTTTTTGATCCGTCCTTTGGAGAATATTTTGTTCACTTTGCAATATTTGAAAAATGGGCGCAATATTGCTGCGCACATTCCGTGAACTAAATTCCGGCTCTTCTATTATTTGTGTTTTTTGCTCAGGCATTAGGCCTCATTTCACTTACCTTGTGTAAAAGATTGCACAGAGATTAAGACAAGTGTTCCCCAATTGGCAAGTTGCCATTTAATAAACAATTCGATTAAATATTATTGCAAGAGAGGAAATATAATTGAAAAAGAGAAAGGTATATTTTATTTTTTGGATTGCGCTTCACTCACAACCATTGGCCGTCCACTTATTTCTTTCCCTAACAATGCTTTAACAGCTGCCTCGCCTTCTTCTCTAGAGGGCATTTTGATAAAACCAAAACCTTTTGAGCTACCGCTGTTACGATCTGTGGTTACTTCAGCAGAAGAAACTTCACCATAATTTTCAAAGGCACTTCGCAATTGATTATCCGTGACCTGATAGTTTAGATTTCCAACATATATATTCATAACATAGATTTCCTAAATTTTCCAAAATTAGGATTCAAGTAAATAGATACCTTTATGTCCACCAATAAATTAAGTAGGAGTTATTTACGTAAATCCTGATATGAATTTATATACTATTTACAAATAGTACAAAATTAAATTTTATGTAATTTCAAGGACAAAATCGATGAAAGGAAAATCGAATTTCCAAATAACATTTAATAATTACTTTTTTTCAAAGCAATTATTCCCATATATAAGACAAATGAACTATATTCATGCCGATTTTTGAGGGGCCGTAGCTCAGTTGGGAGAGCGCTTGACTGGCAGTCAAGAGGTCGTCGGTTCGATCCCGTCCGGCTCCACATTATTTTTTATAACTTTTAATTCAAATTCTTCTACTATAGCATTCTTACTAAAGAATTTCTGATACATCAAAATAGGACTTGAATTGACTATGTCATTTCAAATATCAACATATTTAATTCAATCCAAAATATTGTTAATATTAATTCTTCCGCTCAATCAACGGTTTCCCGAGTAAATGGTCATTAAAATAATTAATCATTTTCCGATAGAGATTTTTCCGTGCTTTCCCTCCCGCCATACTATGGGGGCGATTCGGATAATAAAATGTATCCAATTGTTTAGCATTCTTCACAAATTCCTCTACCAACCATGTCATATTTTGTGAATGTACATTATCATCGCCAGTCCCATGGATAACGAGCAACTTACCATCAAACCTATCAACATAAGACAATACGGACGTCGAGTCATATCCAGACGCATTGTCCTGAGGAAGCCCCATAGATCGTTCAGTATAAATTGAGTCATATAATCTAAAATCCATTACCGGCGCTACTGAAACACCAACATCAAATAAATGGGCATTCTTGGTGAGCATCAATCCAGTGAAATATCCGCCACCAGACCAACCCCAAGCTCCAATACGATTCGGATCAGCAATTCCTTCATCCACCAAATATTGGACTCCAGTTGCAGTATCCATTGCCAAGTATTTGGCCATATCACCATAACTTAAATTTTTGAATGCTTCACCGCGACCACTCATACCGCGAGCATCCAAAGAAAATACGATATATCCCTGCTGTGCTAAATATTGATTCCATACACCACCCCACCGGTTGCTCACAATCTGTGTGCCGGGCATTCCATAACCATAAACAATTACGGGATAACGATTTCCTTTAACATAATCAGGTGGATAAGTTATGATTCCATCCAATGTTGTTGTACCATCTGCTGTTTCAAAATTGATAATCTCTGGATAAGACCAATCGTAAACTTCAAACTGAGATTTATCTGTTTCTCCCAGAATTTGCAGTTTTTCACCATCCATACTTTTAAGGATATGTTTGGTTGGCGTAATAAGACTTGAATAAGAGTCAATAAAGGCATCTCCTTTTGGAAGAACTTTAACAGAATGAGAACCCTTTTCATTCGTTAAAAGACTGAAATTGCTACCATCAAATTTGACGGAATAAAATCTCGTTTCATATACCGATTCTTTGTTGGCGGTAAAATATACAGTTTTATTTTCCTCATCTACCCGAACAATCTTTTTCACCTCCCATTCACCATTAGTTATTTGCTGTACCAATTCACCCGCAGTCGTATGAATATAAATATGGTGCCATCCGGATTGTTCAGACATCCAAAGGATATTACCATTTTTTAAAAAATTGTAATTGCGATGAAGGTCAACCCACCCTTTTTTATCAGATTCGCTCAAGCCTTTATTAGATTTCCCACTTTTGGTGGCAATTGTTAGAAAATCCCAATGTTTTTGGAGACGATTCATCCGCATAACAGTCAACTTTTTGTCAGCAGTCCATTCCATCCAAGGGTAGTAGGCGTCGTTTGTATCACCAATATCCATTGATTTTCGTCGACCCTTTTTAACATCTACCACGAATATTTTCATAGTTGGGTTGGTTTGACCTGCTTTGGGATAACGAATTTGTTGCATCGTTGGATATAAAGATAATTCATCAAACATAGTGAAGACTGGCACTTGTGATTGGTCTTCTTCCCAATAAGCAATTGATCGACTGTCCTGCGACCAACGATAACCATCAAAGGACCCCCATTCTTCTTCATATACCCAACCAAAATGGCCATTATAAATCAAATCGGAGCCACTTGAAGTAAGCTGCTTTTCTTTCTTTTTAACTAAATTGTATACAAAAAGGTTATTGTCATTTCGAACATATGCAACCTTATTCCCATCGGGGGAAAATTTAACATTTCTAAGGTTTGTATTATCACTGCTTACAGAGTGAATTTGTTTTGAATCAATATCTAAAACATGATAAGTCCCAAGATAAGAATGACGCCAAATCTTTTCTCTATCGGAAAGAAATAACAGTTTAGTTCCCGTTTTATCAAAACTAAAACGATCTACTTTCAGTTTCTTACCATCAATATAAAAAGCAGAACTATCCAAAAATTCTGTGGTGTCTTTTTCGGGAAATGTGACTTGAACGATATCCCCTTTATGAGCATCTTTTCCCCAAGCTAGGTAAGCGTTTTCATTAGGAAACCAAACCATCATTCCAAGGCGAGCATGTTTAAATGGTGATTTCCCCTGTACATCATTAAAGGAGAGTCTTTTACCTTCTCCAAAAACACATGAGATAATAGATATGGTTATTATTGTTTTGCGTATCATTGCTTTAATTCCCTTTTAATTTTTCGTAATAATTCTGTCATCATATCAAAATTCATTCGCCCTGTATTTACATTTCTTGGGCTTGGATGGTAGCTCCCCCAAAGAATCATACCATTCGGTAAAACATATTGTTTGTCGTGGCCAAAGGAATAGTCCTTCATTTTAAGATCATAATCTTGTCGAAAGTGTTTCAAAGCACCATCAAAACCAATTTTTCCCAGGGCAAGGATTATCTTAATGTTTTTCATCAATTTCATTTCTGTCCCAAAAAATGGCGCGCAATTTCGCAATTCCTCTGCGGTAGGTTTATCCTGTGGCGGCACGCATTTTAATACTGTTGTCATGAATGCGCTTTTCAATTCTAAACCATCGTCAAGAGAATCAGAATTGGATTGATTCGCGAGTCCTTCTGCATGGAGGCATTTCATAAGAAAATCAGCTGATTTATCGCCGGTAAATACACGGGCAGTTCGATTGCCACCATGGGCCGCCGGTGCTAATCCTACTAATAATAATTCTGCACTAGGATCCCCATACCCTGCTATCGGTTTACCCCAGTAGGTCCAATCCATGAATTGTTTTCTTTTTTCACGGGCAACCTTGGTTCGGAATTCAACAATCCTCGGACATGTCTTACAACCCACAACTTCTTGGTACAGTGCCGACATAGGTCCTTTACGGATGAGGGGATGGTTTTCAGGTGTTGGGTGTAGATTGGGCAACGTATGTTATGAAATTTAGAGGCGGAAATTAGTACAGAAGTCTCCAAGGTCAAACCAGAGATGGGCATCGCTTAATTACATTCATTTATTTAAAGGGCTTCACTGTAAATACTCTCCATTCGTAAATAAATATCTTAGGAGTCATTATTAATGATTTTCACCAATTTAATTATTAATATAAACAATAATCATTTACACGGCATTGCTCATTGCCATTGGGGGTGTCAGAAACATAAATTCGCACCCCTTCTTTTGAAGTTCTAAACATATTTTACTTAAGGACATAATTTTATGGCAATGATGACAACACTCCGCAACAAGATGCACGTCGTTATATGGTCGCTTCTGATTTTATTTTTACTGAGTATGACCATTGGTGGATTGGTTGGCGGTGCCAACATTATCGATCAACTTTTCGGTCGTGTTAGCCCCTCCGAAGCTATTGGATCTGTGAATGGATCCCACATTACTCCAGACCAATTTAATCAAGCAGTGAATGTTCGTATGGAATCACTTCGCAATTCGGGAACTCAGATTTCTGACCAACATATTGACGCAATCCGTGCAGAAGTTTGGAATGCCTTTATCGAAGAACGATTGACTGAACAAGCTATCGACGATTTGGACATCACTGTGGTTGATGAAGAAATACTCTATCACTTGGAGAATAATCCTCCTGCGGATATTCAACGATTATTCATGGCGAATAATGAATTTGATGAAGAAACGTATCGCCGTGCTTTGAATACACAGGGTATGCTTGACTGGGCCCCTATCGAAGCCTGGATGCGCAGTTACTATATTCCGCGTTTTAAACTGCAGCAGTACATCAATATGTCCGCTGTTGTATCACAGGAAGAAATTCGAGAAGAATTTGTAAAACGGAATGCGAATTATACCATTTCTGCATTACATGTTACTACCACGGCAGTTGAAGATCTAGTCGCCGAACCCACCGAAGATGAATTGATGGCTAACTATAAATCACGATTGGTCGATTTTGAACAGGAAGAGCAACGCCATTTATCCTATGTAAGTTGGCCCAAAACAGCCACGAATAATGACACCCTACGCGTCAAGCAGGAAGCTTTGGAAATAATTTTGTCCTACAGCGACGGTGATGATTTTTCTATTTTAGCCAATATCCACACACAAGATCCCGGCAACCAAGTGACACCTGACTCGGGCCGCGGTGGTGATTTGGGATGGTTTGGCAAAGGGCAAATGGTTCCCGCCTTTGATGAGGCAGTATTCAATTCGAGACAAGGCGCAGTTGTTGGCCCTATCCTGACGCAATTCGGATATCATATTATTAAAGTGGACAGCATTAGCAACGTGGGTAAAAAAGACCATAAGGTTAAGGCACGCCATATTTTACTGAAGATTGAGATGGGACAAAACTCCCGTACAGATATTCGCAGAAAAGCTACTTTATTTAGTTATGATGCGCAAGATTATGGCTTTGCTGCCGCCCAGGACAGCCATAGTGTCTTTTCTATTCCCGCTAAATCACTGGGGGAAAAAGATATATTCCTCGGAATTTTAGGACCATTTAGATCGGCAGTTCGGTGGGCATATAATAATGAAGTTGGAACAATTTCTGACCCCATGGAAACAGATGGATTTTATGCTGTATTCACACTTGATTCAATTGAAGAAGCAGGCGTTAAATCATTTGATCATGTTCGCACCCAAGTATATGCTGCTATCAGTAATGAGAAGGAAAATGATGCGGCCAAAAACCTTGCAAATGACCTTAAGAACAAAGTGTCAGGAGGTGTATCATTTGAATCTTTAAAAAAAGAATATGACAAGATTGAATTGGTTCCATCTGATTCTAAAAAACTGAGTAGCTCCTTTATTTCACTGGGCCGTTCTGACCAAGTCGTTGGTGCATTGCTCAGTGCAAACGAAGGTGATCTAATCGGGCCCATCAAAACATATCGTGGCTATGGAATTATTAAAGTAAATGCTATCAGCACTTTTGACTCCACAGCTTGGGGCATTCAAAAAGATATACTCCAACTTGACCTTACACAACAAAAACAAAATCGCGTTTACCGAAGTTGGATGACTGACATGAGAGATAATGCTGATATAGTCGACAACAGGAAATACTTCTTTTAGTTGATGAATTGAAATGATGAGCACAGATACTCATCTAACGTTAATGGTAAAAGGGCCTCGGTAATCATCCGAAGCCCTTTTTTTTTATATATTATCATTTTTGGTTATACGACACATGCGCAGCATTTGCCAAGCTATGGAAATCACTTTTTTGGAGAATTGGAGAGCAATTTCATAGCCGACAGAGGTGAGTCAGGCATTTGCATTTATTATAGCATGGTCGATTTTAAGAAATGGGTCTGTATAGATTTCCTATAAAAACCCTTAAAAATATAAAATATTGCATTTTTTATACAAATCGTGCCTCAATATCCTTAAAATTCAATTCTGGTTGATTATCAAGTATGTCATTATAATGTCTTGTATAAATATCAAATACTGATTTTGCTTTCGCTGTATGCTGGTTTTTAAGATGTCCTTCCATTGCCCATTGGAGTCCATCTTCATCGATGGAATCCCAGGATAATATTTGTTCACCCAACGCCGCTAATTTCTGCCAATTATTCAATTCACGATATGGAATGACTAAAGATTCAGCAATCCGTTTTGATTTAGCCTGAATATTCTGTCGAATATCTTCCATCCATTTGTCATCCACATCATGACATAATTCGCCGCTTCCATAGAGTCGTAAGGCTGTTTCTCGTGCTTGAATATCAGCCTGAGAATTCGCTTTAAAAACGGATAAGAAATAGTGAAAATCTGAGAAATGTTCTGCGCCAAGTTTTATAAATATATTATGATCAAAACTGTTAATAATTCCTGAATAGGCCGCACCCAAGACATTCCTGATTTGAGACATGGCCACATAACGACTATTGGCGGCACTTTTTTGATTCGTATTTGGCCAGAATTCGCCATAGATATCATTCGGGGATACACCTTTATCTCCGTTTAAAATGAGATAGACAAATAAATGGCGTGCTTTTTTTGAGATCCACTCAGAAGCCAAAACTTCTATACCAGACTTATATAATTTAAAATTACCAAAACATTGAACGGCAAAATCATGATGTAAATATGGATTCTCATCTTGTGAAAAACTAGGCATGTAGATAAAAGTCGAACTGGGAATGTCATTTATTTTATTATTTTTCCATCGAAATCCGATAATTCCCAATGAAATCATTAATGCCAAAACGCCAAAACCATACCGACCCCATGATTCCATTGCTGAAATCGGCGGTGGATCCATGGGAGGATAATTGATTGTGTGAATTTGAACAAATGTTTTTTGAGTGTTTGAAATGTTTGACTGTGTCGCCACAACGAGTTTTCCAGTCTTTTTATTTACATTAGGTACAATCTTCCTTGACTGGAATTCTGTTTCTGTATTAGGGATTATAGATTTGTTTTCGATGTCATACGTTTCTGGATTAATAGTCAATATATAAATAGGGGAATTAGATATTGATTTTACGGATAGTAAAAACCGATTAATGTCTTTTGAATATGATAAAACTGCTTGATCATAATGCTGAATAGAGATGAAAGATTTAATTTTCTGTAAATGCATTGTTTTTCGATTGAATTTCCAAAAATCATTAAATGTGTGGAATCCTCTTTCTTGCAAACCACTTATATTACCAGATCCTCCAAATAAATAAATATAATTTGAATCGGGTCCTTCTGATACGGATGAGCCAAATCGAGGATAAAACCTATCACCCCAAACAGATAATGTATCCCAATGGTGAGTCTCATAATCAAATTTTCGTATATGGTTTTTTGAACGATACCACCCATATCCACCAAACAAATAAAATTCATTTGTATTAAAATCAAAAAAATGTCCAGCCGTATGGTATTGGTCTCTTGGGCCTTCGATCAAATATGATTTTTTTATATTTTTATTTAAGTCATAAAGATTAAAATCCCCACCATCACTCGAGAATACAAATATTTTTTCATTAATATTATTGTAATAAAAATAACCATCCTCTTCAATATTGATTTTTGCCCGAACAAATTTTTTAGAATATTCGTGAGTATCAATTGTATATATATTCAGGCCATTCTCTATAAAAGTGATATTATTATGATCGTTACTAAAGATAATAATTTCAGGATCCTTATATATAATAGTGTCTTCTACAACCCATGTGATATGGGATTCATATTCCCATAAACTATTAGTAATCATTGCTTTTCGGCCACCAATATTATCATACCCATAATTGCCTGAAGATTCATCAAATTTCCAATGATGTCGCAAAACGTTTTTACTAAACACTTTAATATTCTTCAAGGTCATACTAGGTACGTCAGACAAAAGTCCATTCGAACCAAATTTAATTCTAATATCTTGTTCATTTAACATGGGATATTTTAGAATCTTAGCAACTTTATTATTCAACACCAGCCTTACCTCATCCAATACTAAATTATATGTGATCGACAAATGATGCCATTTTAATGGATTTAACTCTGATTTTGGTATTGAAATAGAAATCATCTTATTTATTTCTTGAAAACTAAATTCAAAATAAGTTGTATCAATATGTTTAAAATCTATATTAACCAAATTACTGGCAGGTAAAGAATCAGAATCTATATGAAGAATAAATCCAAACGGACTTGGATCTCGTATTAAAAATTGGAATGAAAGAGTAAATTCATCTTCCACATGAATGGGATCATTTGAGGATATATCTAAAGTTGAGAATGGTGTGTTACCCCCCAAACCATCCTTGCCAAAGAATCGTAATCCTGAACTGTTATCCTGTCCGATGAGAATCGAAAAAAGAACACAAAGAGGCAACCGCCTAATTAAACTTAAATTAGTCTTAAATTGAAAATTTGGGAACCTTAATATTATCTTAAAATCCACCATGGCATGTAGAATTTGATATCTAAATATCAGGAATTCAAGGAATTAATGACATGCCTAAATAATCGGAATTACAGATTAAATTAAGTTAAATAATCCGGACAACATACTCTATGGATTTCCCTTACCAAATTGTATGAACATTCTCTGACTCACGAATATTTTTATCTGCTGTTACCAATGGCGATCCTGAAAATATTGATGTCGCGGAAATAAGCCTATCGGCCGGATCAGAGATTGGTCCCAATCCAAATTTTATGGATTGATCAGCAATTTCCGGGGTGATGGGTTGGAATATATAATTCCGACTTAAAGACAATAATTCAATAAACTCGAGAAAGGGTACATCTATTATCAACCGCTCTTTATCAATAAGCATCGATATTTCCCATAGAGAAATATCGCAAAATAAAATGCCCTCCGAATCATTGGCTTCATCAAATACTTTTCGAGCTTTATTACTTAGTTTATCTGGTGCCAATGCATCCCATATTATTACATGGGTATCAGCAACAATTCTCAATTAGCCTTTCCCCACTCCTCTTTAAATGGAGTAATGATATCATGAATTTTGGCTGTTTCACTTATTTCTGATAATTTATATTGCGCAACTATTTTGGGATATCCCGGCGGCACAAGTTTTGCAACTTCTTTACCCCGGGATGTAATGGAGAGGGAAAGCCCCTTTTCAATGCTTTTTAATACTTTCATTAGATTGGCCCTCAAATCACTCACTGCGATGGATTGCATAACAAATAGTCCTTTAGTTGTACACTCCAAATGTACACCTAATCGTGCGTTTGAAACAATATAATATCCTTTTTTTCAAGACCGCATGCGCTGGTTGATTATATTTTTGTAATTTTGGATTGAAAAGATAACCATCAGTGAATCATTTTTTCACAAGACTTGGGTACAACAATTCACTAAGTACATAGTCCCAATCCACGGATATTAACTCACCCCATAATTTGTAATCCCGGGATTCGAAGAATACCCGGGATCCAGTTCTGTGAATATTACTATCGTTGCATTTGGATACCCCGCCTTAGGCGGGGCATAACGAAAGAGTTTCTTTACAAATAAATCTATCTATACACATCTTTTCGGTGCGCAACCCGGACGATCAATATAATTAATTCTTTATCCTTATTTTGGATTATGATCCGATATGACCCCACTCGAAGCCTAGCCATGCCCTTATATTTTTTCCCTTTCAATGGGGAGATTCTATTCGATATTGCAGCAGGGTTTTGAGTAAGAATATTGAGTTTGACTTTTATTCTCTTTTGCCAAATTGGATCGATTTTAGATAATTCATCATTCGCTTTATCTAAAAATATTAGCGAATACACTAACCGATTCCGAGCGTTTCCCAAACCTCGTCAGCCGGAATAGTTTTTGCATTGCCTTTTTCCAATTCATCTAACCGTTTTTCTGCAATGGCACTATCCAACTCGTCAAAATACAATTCTAAGGCCTCGGTGATAATATGACTTTTCTTGCTATTGAGTTCTTTTGAAACAGCTTCCAATTCCTCAGAAACTGCACCGGGTAGCGTAATATTCATTCTATAATGTTTCGACATGTATAATTATACACATAATAATACACTATATTTGATACTTATTTCAAAAGAATCATCTTTTTTGTTTTCACAAAATTCCCTGCCCTAAGTTGGTACAAATACACTCCTGCACCCA is from Candidatus Neomarinimicrobiota bacterium and encodes:
- a CDS encoding collagen-like protein, with amino-acid sequence MRIAHNHVHGMGKSMAVLIQYMKITLLAFAIYLSACAPTSALGPQGIPGDMGPPGSPGEVGPEGVKGEKGDPGEPGKGGKDGTSISPLLINNLEKTLADIKAGGSQMVSKAMDAMPEQVVSTVHFRFGISEMGFALLTSEGRIFLMENKNPVTPGDGFEYLSQVVDDDHKFISLTILPGADGSKQLFLAMATDGHTFISEDLKSWNQKNPLNFK
- a CDS encoding RNA-binding protein, with amino-acid sequence MNIYVGNLNYQVTDNQLRSAFENYGEVSSAEVTTDRNSGSSKGFGFIKMPSREEGEAAVKALLGKEISGRPMVVSEAQSKK
- a CDS encoding S9 family peptidase; this translates as MIRKTIITISIISCVFGEGKRLSFNDVQGKSPFKHARLGMMVWFPNENAYLAWGKDAHKGDIVQVTFPEKDTTEFLDSSAFYIDGKKLKVDRFSFDKTGTKLLFLSDREKIWRHSYLGTYHVLDIDSKQIHSVSSDNTNLRNVKFSPDGNKVAYVRNDNNLFVYNLVKKKEKQLTSSGSDLIYNGHFGWVYEEEWGSFDGYRWSQDSRSIAYWEEDQSQVPVFTMFDELSLYPTMQQIRYPKAGQTNPTMKIFVVDVKKGRRKSMDIGDTNDAYYPWMEWTADKKLTVMRMNRLQKHWDFLTIATKSGKSNKGLSESDKKGWVDLHRNYNFLKNGNILWMSEQSGWHHIYIHTTAGELVQQITNGEWEVKKIVRVDEENKTVYFTANKESVYETRFYSVKFDGSNFSLLTNEKGSHSVKVLPKGDAFIDSYSSLITPTKHILKSMDGEKLQILGETDKSQFEVYDWSYPEIINFETADGTTTLDGIITYPPDYVKGNRYPVIVYGYGMPGTQIVSNRWGGVWNQYLAQQGYIVFSLDARGMSGRGEAFKNLSYGDMAKYLAMDTATGVQYLVDEGIADPNRIGAWGWSGGGYFTGLMLTKNAHLFDVGVSVAPVMDFRLYDSIYTERSMGLPQDNASGYDSTSVLSYVDRFDGKLLVIHGTGDDNVHSQNMTWLVEEFVKNAKQLDTFYYPNRPHSMAGGKARKNLYRKMINYFNDHLLGKPLIERKN
- a CDS encoding uracil-DNA glycosylase, coding for MSALYQEVVGCKTCPRIVEFRTKVAREKRKQFMDWTYWGKPIAGYGDPSAELLLVGLAPAAHGGNRTARVFTGDKSADFLMKCLHAEGLANQSNSDSLDDGLELKSAFMTTVLKCVPPQDKPTAEELRNCAPFFGTEMKLMKNIKIILALGKIGFDGALKHFRQDYDLKMKDYSFGHDKQYVLPNGMILWGSYHPSPRNVNTGRMNFDMMTELLRKIKRELKQ
- a CDS encoding type II toxin-antitoxin system VapC family toxin yields the protein MVADTHVIIWDALAPDKLSNKARKVFDEANDSEGILFCDISLWEISMLIDKERLIIDVPFLEFIELLSLSRNYIFQPITPEIADQSIKFGLGPISDPADRLISATSIFSGSPLVTADKNIRESENVHTIW
- a CDS encoding type II toxin-antitoxin system prevent-host-death family antitoxin, which encodes MQSIAVSDLRANLMKVLKSIEKGLSLSITSRGKEVAKLVPPGYPKIVAQYKLSEISETAKIHDIITPFKEEWGKAN
- a CDS encoding type II toxin-antitoxin system RelE/ParE family toxin, with product MYSLIFLDKANDELSKIDPIWQKRIKVKLNILTQNPAAISNRISPLKGKKYKGMARLRVGSYRIIIQNKDKELIILIVRVAHRKDVYR